Below is a genomic region from Palaemon carinicauda isolate YSFRI2023 unplaced genomic scaffold, ASM3689809v2 scaffold3087, whole genome shotgun sequence.
taaatcagctttgtgaaatcttccctgtgaactttaccttcacaagtgggcagaataatcctggggattgcataactagatgtttatcatacaaacaactcaagaaaactaactatttctcaggaccacaaattcagtcaagtgatgtagcaataagtcaaaatgtactgagtttcaccatcccgaatcctttattcaagatcaatgatgataatgttgaaagcaaagacgttggtaattataatatacagtgcaataaactttccatatcatctgaatatctagtttctccaaacagatattctgactttcgccatttagtggctgtaattgctagggttctgagatgttggaataagtggaaggctcgcacaaagttgaacagaccaacttgtaaggatttgatggttattgaatctgggtattacaaagaggctgttatgcacataattttgaaagatcagcttgtctatttccctgaagtctttgattattttgggtctgatttgaaaagggtcaagaacatacccaatcttgtcagtcagcttaatgtttatcctgatcaggttggaattctgagggtgagaagcaaatgtgatcggtggaaagagggtgaaagatgctatttccctattcttttgcacaagcatagtgagttaacaaagttgataattcttgatttgcatgtaaggctgaaacatgctggatgttattcacttttagcagagctgcggaaagagttttggatacctcactatttctcagttgttaaaaatgtccttaaggattgtgttacgtgcaaaaggtataatggtcgttctgtgaaactgaatcagtccccatatcgtgatgttagattgcatccttctgagattccttttgggtatgtgtacatagattactttggtccttatactgttaaacaggaacatagaaagctaaaagtgtgggttctttgccttacctgtatgtttactcgagcagtcaatttgaagatttgcgtggatatgtctgttaaagaattccttcgttcttttatgcttcacacgtttgattatggattgccacagttttgtgtaagtgacttaggcacacagatagtagcaggaggtaacatcataatggattttcttaaagatcctgaaacccagatgcattttgatgaggctggtgtacaatcgataaaatttgatcggtattttaaaggctgcagtcagatgggttctttggtagagatatgtataaagatggtcaaacatttgataaataagtccattggtacaaatgttctagaatttagagattttgaatttgttgttagtcaaacttgtcacttggtgaataggcgaccaattgcttttaaagaagcattaagggattcgagcaacgagcctgttcctcaccctatcactccggaaaggcttattcatggctatgatctcttatccatcaatgtcattcctgatctacagcctgatcctgagattgatcttgaatacattcttagtaccaccccgtcagaaaggataaagaataattatcaaaaactgaatgcaatcagaaaaaatctcatagacaattatcattcggagtttttagctaccctaataaaacaggcagttgataagaaggaccgatatcgtccttgtcatcataagcatcttaatgtaggtgatattgtcttaatcaaagagactcatgtaaaaccccttaactatcctatgggaaaaattacagaggtaattaagaatacaagtggtgaggtgactaatgctatcgttttgaaaggtaaaacaaatgaactggtgaaaaggcatataaccagtctcatccctcttttaaaacccgatattgctgaagagatcaatccttcagttaatgaggaattagatgccaaacctaaatttagaggaaggtcaaggagaagggcagcagtcgagtcagagaaaaggactaggcatgtgctccaagactgagatggtttgataactttgtaaatatgtaattgtaaatatgcatgttttcattttaaattcaactttttacatgttttgtaaaaagactgaatcccttccctggagtgttgaaaatgatgtaaaattattacatcacttatgtttttcttctatttatcattgttcttatataatgcgttcttaaaggtttaatatttggtttaattattgttaatttgaataatgtaatcatt
It encodes:
- the LOC137636476 gene encoding uncharacterized protein, producing MFTRAVNLKICVDMSVKEFLRSFMLHTFDYGLPQFCVSDLGTQIVAGGNIIMDFLKDPETQMHFDEAGVQSIKFDRYFKGCSQMGSLVEICIKMVKHLINKSIGTNVLEFRDFEFVVSQTCHLVNRRPIAFKEALRDSSNEPVPHPITPERLIHGYDLLSINVIPDLQPDPEIDLEYILSTTPSERIKNNYQKLNAIRKNLIDNYHSEFLATLIKQAVDKKDRYRPCHHKHLNVGDIVLIKETHVKPLNYPMGKITEVIKNTSGEVTNAIVLKGKTNELVKRHITSLIPLLKPDIAEEINPSVNEELDAKPKFRGRSRRRAAVESEKRTRHVLQD